The DNA region GGTCTATCTGGACGCCACGGCGCGTGACGCCATATCGCCTTCACGCTGGGATCCGGGGATTGACGCTTTGATGCTGAACTACGATTTCTCCACGACCCAGACGCTGAAGTCAGACTATGACAGTGACGATCTCTACTACCTGAATTTACGCAGCGGCGTGAACATTGGGGGATGGCGGCTGCGTAACTATAGCGCCTTAAATGCGGTCAACAGCCGCGGTAACGTTCGTTCGCTGAGTACGTACTTACAGCATGATATTGCCAGCCTGCGCAGTCAGGCCATGGCGGGCGATACGTGGACCGCGAGCGATCTCTTCGACAGTTCACAGGTACGCGGCGTGCGTCTGTATACCGACAGCGACATGCTCCCCGATAGCCAGAACGGTTTTGCACCGGTGGTGCGCGGCGTGGCGAAAACGAACGCCGTAATCACCATCCGTCAGAACGGCTACATGATTTATCAGTCGGCGGTGCCGCAGGGGCCGTTTGCGTTGACCGATCTCAATACCACCTCAAGCGGCGGAGATCTGGACGTCACCATTAAAGAGGAAGACGGCAGCGAACAGCACTTTGTTCAACCTTACGCTTCGCTGGCGATTTTGCGTCGTGAGGGGCAGACGGATGTGGACATCAGTATCGGTCAGCGTCGTGATAACGATCGGTTTATGCCAGAGGTGATGCAGGCGCAGGTATTGCACGGGATGGCATGGGGTATGACGCTTTATGGTGGCACGCAGCTGGCAGACGATTACAGCGCGTTTGCCGCCGGTATTGGTAAAGATCTCGGCAACATTGGCGCTATTTCGATGGATATTACCCATGCCCGGTCGCACTTTACGGACGATGACGAGCAGGGGCAATCCTGGCGTTTTCTGTACTCAAAAACGTTCGACGTCAGCAATACCAGCCTGCGTATTGTAGGCTATCGCTATTCAACGGAAGGGTTTTACACCCTGGGCGAATGGGCATCGCGCACGGGCGATAGCGATAACTTCTGGCAGACGGGCAACCGCCGCAGCCGGGTAGAAGGCACCTGGACCCAACCGTTTTCCGAGGGATACGGTAATGTCTATCTTACGCTGAGCCGGGAGCAATTCTGGCGTACGGACGATGTGCAGCGCCTGGTTCAGATAGGCTACAGCAACAGCTGGAAGCAAATTGTGTGGAACCTGTCGTGGAACTATACCGATACGGTGTCTGACAGCATGGGAGAGTGGCAGCAAGAAGACGAAAGCGAGCATATCGTTATGCTGTCGCTGTCTCTGCCGCTTTCGGACTGGTTACCCAACAGCTACGCCAACTACAACTACGCACATAGTAACCATGGCACACCTTCACACCAGATTGGGCTGAACGGCAATCTGCTCGACGATAACAATCTGAGCTGGAACATACAGCAGTCCGTGTATGAAAACCGCGGCACCTCGGCGGGAAATGCGGGTCTGGTCTGGGATGCGTCCTACGGATCGCTCAAGACAAATTATGCCTGGAGCTACGAAAGCCAAAACCTGAACTACGGCATCAGCGGCGGCATATTGATCCACGACGAAGGTATCACCTTCTCGCAGGAGATGGGCGAAACGGTGGCGCTGATCAAAGCGCCAGGCGCGGCAGGGTTATCGGTAGATAACGCCAGCGGCGTCGCCACCGACTGGCGCGGCTTTACCGTGAAGACGCAGCTTTCACCCTACGATGAGAACCGTATTGCGCTTCAGAATAAGGATTTTGTTTCAGGCAACGTTGAGCTGGAACGCAGCGTGCAAAACCTGGTGCCTACGCGTGGCGCGGTGGTGAAAGCCGAGTTTGTTACTCACATCGGCTATCGGGTGCTGTTTAGCGTTTCACTTGCGAACGGCAAGCCTGCGCCGTTTGGCGCGGTGGGTACCGCTGCGCTTGATGTGGGAAGCGCAACGGGGATTGTCGGTGACAAAGGTGAACTCTATCTCGCCGGGATGCCTGAATCGGGGCAATTTTCACTCACGCTCAGCAGCGGCAAGCTCTGTCTGGCTGATTATCACATCCATCAGAAACCTGATTCCGGACTGGTGCAACTGCCCGTCATTTGTCGATAAAGGATAAGAATGAAACCGCACTTCTGGCTTTTTACGCTCTTTTTTTGCTGCTTTTTTTTACAGGCGGCGCCTACCGGTTACTGCGTGCCGGACAACGGCAAATACCATAACTATTTCACTGTCGCGGAACAATTAACGACGCTTGATAACCTTGTTGGTATGCAGCATATGATCGATATGAATAACTCAACGACCTCGTTTAAAGGAACGTGTTACTGCCTGACGGGGAAAAATGAAAGTTACGATCATGCTTACATCACCAGCGTGGTTAATCCAGCCCTGCAGCCCAGCGCGAGCAGAAACAATATCTCCTATTATTATCTCAATAAGTATCTTGATATCGGTTTGCAAATCTACATCCTTGGCGTTGGCTACACCACCGTTCCCTTCGATCACCTGCCAAATGACATTGGGGGAACATACCGGTGTCATAATGGCGTCAGTTCGCAAACCACGTTTTACAGCGGCGGATCGGGCTTTATTTATCTGTATGTCAAAAAACAGTTTACCGGCACGATCGCCATACCGTCGATGGTCATGGCCAATATCTATGCCACTATCGATCCCCGTACCGTCTCGAATGAAATCATTTCGGATGTGATTGTGCAGGGATCGGTCACGGTCCCGCAAACCTGCGAAATAGATGAAGGCCAGGCGATAATGATTGATTTCAAGTCTATTCTGGCATCTGAATTCTCAGCAAACCGGGGTCAGGCGCTGTCTTCCCGCAAGATTACCCGGCAGGTCAATATCAAATGTTCAAATATGATGTTTACCGACACGCTGGGGGCAACCTTCCAGGCCTCTGCCGCGACAGCCGACGGTACGATGGTGGCTACCGATAATCCTGACGTGGGTATTAAGATTTACGATAAACATAACAGGGAAATTAATGTGAACGGCGGCGAACTTGAGGCGGAAACGACGAAAATGCCCGTGACTCTTGAAGGCGAGACGCTGGGAACACTCACGTTTTCAAGCGCTCCGGCTAGCGCAACCGGATCCAGACCCGCGCCCGGTCCGTTCAACGCCACGGCTACCCTGACGATTGAAATCGGCCATTAATCCCACAACGGCTGTTTGTGACAGCCGTTGTCATATTTCCCGGACAAAACGGCCATAATGCAAAAATAAATGACAAAAAAATGAATGCTCGATGAATTAAGCGCTATATTTTTCAGGTGGTTACACCTCTCTCTGTGTTTGTCATAAAACTGTCATAATTCGTACATTTATCTGTCACCTGTTTGTCCTATTTTGCTCATCGTAGCCACTAAACAATGATTTACGAAAATCTTGCAGGAGACATTATGAAAGTTATGCGTACCACTGTCGCAACTGTTGTCGCCGCGACCTTATCTCTGAGCGCGTTCTCTGTATTTGCAGAAGCAAGCCTGACTGGCGCTGGTGCAACCTTCCCTGCGCCGGTGTATGCCAAATGGGCGGATACCTACCAGAAAGAAACCGGTAATAAGGTTAACTATCAGGGTATCGGCTCCTCCGGTGGCGTGAAACAAATTACCGCGAACACGGTTGATTTCGGCGCATCTGACGCCCCGCTGTCTGATGACAAACTGGCTCAGGAAGGCCTGTTCCAGTTCCCTACCGTGATCGGTGGCGTGGTTCTGGCCATCAACCTGCCGGGCGTGAAGTCGGGCGAGCTGGTGCTGGACGGCAAAACCCTGGGCGATATCTACCTGGGTAAAATCAAAAAATGGGATGACGAAGCGATCGCTAAACTCAACCCAGGCCTGAAGCTGCCTTCTCAGAACATCGCCGTGGTTCGCCGCGCGGATGGTTCCGGTACCTCTTTCGTGTTCACCAGCTATCTGGCAAAAGTGAACGAAGAGTGGAAATCTAAAGTCGGCTCCGGCTCTACCGTTAACTGGCCTACCGGTCTGGGCGGTAAAGGTAACGACGGTATCGCCGCGTTCGTTCAACGTCTGCCGGGCTCCATCGGCTACGTAGAGTATGCCTACGCGAAGCAGAACAACCTGTCCTACACCAAACTGGTTTCTGCCGACGGCAAACCGGTTAGCCCGACCGAAGAGAACTTTGCTAACGCCGCCAAAGGCGCTGACTGGAGCAAATCCTTCGCGCAGGATCTGACTAACCAGAAGGGCGAAGGTGCATGGCCAATCACCTCCACCACCTTCATTCTGGTGCATAAAGAGCAGAAGAAACCTGAGCAGGGCGCTGAAGTGCTGAAGTTCTTCGACTGGGCATACAAAAACGGCGGCAAACAGGCTAACGACCTGGACTACGCCAGCCTGCCAGACAGCGTGGTTGAGCAGATTCGTGCTGCATGGAAAACCAACGTGAAAGACAGCAGCGGTAAAGCGCTGTACTAACAGGATATATTTAACGAAGATGGCGGGTGGCGCTGCGCTTACCCGCCCTACGGTTTATTCTGTAGGCCCGGTAAGCGCAGCGCCACCGGGCATATTCGTAAGACGTCTCATAAAGAAGAGTAATTTATGGCTGCAACCAAGCCTGCATTTAACCCTCCGGGTAAAAAAGGTGACATGATTTTCAGCGCGCTGGTCAAACTGGCTGCGCTGATTGTGCTATTGCTGCTGGGCGGCATCATCGTGTCTCTGATTTTCTCCTCATGGCCGAGCATCCAGAAATTCGGTTTCTCCTTCCTGTGGACCAAAGAGTGGGACGCGCCGAACGACGTTTACGGTGCGCTGGTGCCTATTTACGGTACGCTGGTGACCTCGTTCATCGCCCTGCTGATTGCGGTTCCGGTGAGCTTTGGTATTGCCCTGTTCCTGACGGAGCTGGCGCCAGGCTGGCTGCGACGCCCGCTGGGTATCGCCATTGAGCTGCTGGCGGCCATTCCGAGTATCGTCTACGGCATGTGGGGCCTGTTTATCTTTGCACCGCTGTTCGCCACGTACTTCCAGGAGCCGGTGGGAAATGTGCTTTCTGCCATTCCGTTTGTGGGCGCCCTGTTCTCTGGCCCGGCTTTTGGTATTGGCATACTGGCGGCTGGGGTGATCCTTGCCATCATGATTATTCCGTACATTGCGGCGGTTATGCGCGATGTCTTCGAACAAACGCCGGTGATGATGAAAGAGTCGGCCTACGGCATCGGCTGCACCACCTGGGAAGTGATCTGGCGCATTGTCCTTCCGTTCACCAAAAATGGGGTGATAGGGGGCGTGATGCTGGGCCTGGGGCGTGCGCTGGGTGAAACCATGGCGGTGACCTTTATCATCGGTAACACCTACCAGCTCGACAGCGCGTCGCTCTACATGCCGGGTAACAGCATTACCTCGGCGCTGGCAAATGAATTTGCGGAAGCGGAATCAGGGCTGCACGTCGCGGCGCTGATGGAGCTGGGCCTGATTCTGTTCGTTATCACCTTCATTGTTCTGGCGATTTCCAAACTGATGATTATGCGCCTCGCTAAAAATGAGGGAGCACGCTAATGGCCACTCTCGAAATGCAAGCTACCGCTGAACTGGCGGAATCCCGCCGCAAAATGCAGGCCAGACGCCGCATGAAAAACCGTATTGCGTTGACGCTCTCTATGGCGACGATGGCGTTCGGTCTCTTCTGGCTGGTCTGGATCCTCTTCTCGACGGTCGTTCGCGGGATTGACGGGATGTCCCTGTCACTGTTCACCGAAATGACGCCGCCGCCCAACACGGCGGGCGGTGGCCTGGCGAATGCCCTGGCGGGCAGCGGCTTGCTGATCCTCTGGGCGACGGTCTTCGGCACGCCGCTGGGCATCATGGCGGGTATCTACCTGGCGGAATACGGCCGTAAATCCGTCCTGGCGGAAGTCATTCGCTTCATTAACGACATACTGCTGTCTGCACCTTCTATCGTCGTGGGTCTGTTTGTATACACCGTGGTGGTGGCGCAAATGGAACACTTCTCCGGCTGGGCGGGCGTGATTGCGCTGGCGCTGCTGCAGGTGCCGATTGTGATTCGTACCACCGAGAATATGTTGAAACTGGTGCCGGACAGCCTGCGTGAAGCGGCTTATGCGCTGGGTACGCCGAAATGGAAGATGATCTCCGCGATTACGCTGAAGGCGTCCGTTTCCGGGATCATGACCGGTATCCTGCTGGCCGTTGCGCGTATTGCCGGTGAAACGGCGCCGCTGCTGTTTACTTCCCTCTCCAACCAGTTCTGGAGTACGGACATGATGCAGCCGATCGCCAACCTGCCGGTGACGATCTTTAAATTTGCGATGAGCCCCTTCGCGGAATGGCAGCAGCTGGCCTGGGCCGGCGTGCTGATCATTACCCTTTGCGTACTGTTGCTGAACATTCTGGCGCGCGTCATTTTCGCGAAGAAGAAACACGGTTAATTTTTTACGGCGCGGCAGCTCGCGGCGCCGAATGAGGAAACGAGTCAATGAGTATGGTTGATACTGCCCCGGGTAAGATTCAGGTTCGTGATTTGAACTTCTACTACGGCAAATTCCATGCCCTGAAGAACATCAACCTGGATATCGCGAAGAACCAGGTCACGGCATTTATCGGTCCGTCCGGCTGTGGGAAATCCACGCTGCTGCGTACCTTTAACAAAATGTATTCGCTCTATCCGGAGCAGCGCGCTGAAGGTGAAATTATCCTCGACGGCGAAAACATTCTGACCCAGGCGCAGGATATCGCCCTGCTGCGCGCTAAAGTGGGGATGGTGTTCCAGAAACCCACGCCGTTCCCGATGTCCATTTATGACAACATCGCCTTTGGCGTTCGCCTGTTTGAAAAGCTCTCCCGTGCCGATATGGACGAGCGCGTGCAGTGGGCGTTGACCAAGGCCGCATTATGGAACGAAACCAAAGATAAACTTCACCAGAGCGGGTACTCTCTGTCCGGTGGTCAGCAGCAGCGTCTGTGCATTGCGCGCGGTATTGCTATTCGCCCGGAAGTGTTGCTGCTGGATGAGCCGTGTTCAGCGCTGGACCCGATCTCAACCGGTCGTATTGAAGAGCTGATCACCGAACTGAAGCAGGATTACACCGTGGTTATCGTGACCCACAACATGCAGCAGGCTGCGCGTTGCTCCGATCACACGGCGTTTATGTACCTGGGCGAGTTGATTGAGTTCAGTAACACGGACGATCTGTTCACCAAGCCCGCTAAAAAGCAAACAGAAGACTATATCACCGGTCGTTACGGTTGATTCAGGAGCGCGCGATGGACAATCTCAATCTTAATAAACACATTTCAGGCCAGTTCAACGCAGAGCTGGAAAGTATTCGCACGCAGGTGATGACCATGGGCGGCATGGTTGAGCAGCAGCTTTCCGATGCGATTACGGCAATGCACAACCAGGACAGCGAGCTGGCGAAGCGCGTCATTGAAGGCGACAAAAACGTCAACATGATGGAAGTCGCGA from Enterobacter chengduensis includes:
- a CDS encoding fimbria/pilus outer membrane usher protein, with amino-acid sequence MVLSLLWLGGSYPLLASAAQPLFNARLLELDRPIEVDISQFNRPDNLPEGEYQVDIYVNDRFIERRAVRFFRRDPESALAPCFVDVKNTLATFGLKVNAIKQLDTVNAEGCEPVPVLPGAKWSLDSEKLALKASIPQVYLDATARDAISPSRWDPGIDALMLNYDFSTTQTLKSDYDSDDLYYLNLRSGVNIGGWRLRNYSALNAVNSRGNVRSLSTYLQHDIASLRSQAMAGDTWTASDLFDSSQVRGVRLYTDSDMLPDSQNGFAPVVRGVAKTNAVITIRQNGYMIYQSAVPQGPFALTDLNTTSSGGDLDVTIKEEDGSEQHFVQPYASLAILRREGQTDVDISIGQRRDNDRFMPEVMQAQVLHGMAWGMTLYGGTQLADDYSAFAAGIGKDLGNIGAISMDITHARSHFTDDDEQGQSWRFLYSKTFDVSNTSLRIVGYRYSTEGFYTLGEWASRTGDSDNFWQTGNRRSRVEGTWTQPFSEGYGNVYLTLSREQFWRTDDVQRLVQIGYSNSWKQIVWNLSWNYTDTVSDSMGEWQQEDESEHIVMLSLSLPLSDWLPNSYANYNYAHSNHGTPSHQIGLNGNLLDDNNLSWNIQQSVYENRGTSAGNAGLVWDASYGSLKTNYAWSYESQNLNYGISGGILIHDEGITFSQEMGETVALIKAPGAAGLSVDNASGVATDWRGFTVKTQLSPYDENRIALQNKDFVSGNVELERSVQNLVPTRGAVVKAEFVTHIGYRVLFSVSLANGKPAPFGAVGTAALDVGSATGIVGDKGELYLAGMPESGQFSLTLSSGKLCLADYHIHQKPDSGLVQLPVICR
- a CDS encoding fimbrial protein, with the protein product MPDNGKYHNYFTVAEQLTTLDNLVGMQHMIDMNNSTTSFKGTCYCLTGKNESYDHAYITSVVNPALQPSASRNNISYYYLNKYLDIGLQIYILGVGYTTVPFDHLPNDIGGTYRCHNGVSSQTTFYSGGSGFIYLYVKKQFTGTIAIPSMVMANIYATIDPRTVSNEIISDVIVQGSVTVPQTCEIDEGQAIMIDFKSILASEFSANRGQALSSRKITRQVNIKCSNMMFTDTLGATFQASAATADGTMVATDNPDVGIKIYDKHNREINVNGGELEAETTKMPVTLEGETLGTLTFSSAPASATGSRPAPGPFNATATLTIEIGH
- the pstS gene encoding phosphate ABC transporter substrate-binding protein PstS is translated as MKVMRTTVATVVAATLSLSAFSVFAEASLTGAGATFPAPVYAKWADTYQKETGNKVNYQGIGSSGGVKQITANTVDFGASDAPLSDDKLAQEGLFQFPTVIGGVVLAINLPGVKSGELVLDGKTLGDIYLGKIKKWDDEAIAKLNPGLKLPSQNIAVVRRADGSGTSFVFTSYLAKVNEEWKSKVGSGSTVNWPTGLGGKGNDGIAAFVQRLPGSIGYVEYAYAKQNNLSYTKLVSADGKPVSPTEENFANAAKGADWSKSFAQDLTNQKGEGAWPITSTTFILVHKEQKKPEQGAEVLKFFDWAYKNGGKQANDLDYASLPDSVVEQIRAAWKTNVKDSSGKALY
- the pstC gene encoding phosphate ABC transporter permease PstC, whose protein sequence is MAATKPAFNPPGKKGDMIFSALVKLAALIVLLLLGGIIVSLIFSSWPSIQKFGFSFLWTKEWDAPNDVYGALVPIYGTLVTSFIALLIAVPVSFGIALFLTELAPGWLRRPLGIAIELLAAIPSIVYGMWGLFIFAPLFATYFQEPVGNVLSAIPFVGALFSGPAFGIGILAAGVILAIMIIPYIAAVMRDVFEQTPVMMKESAYGIGCTTWEVIWRIVLPFTKNGVIGGVMLGLGRALGETMAVTFIIGNTYQLDSASLYMPGNSITSALANEFAEAESGLHVAALMELGLILFVITFIVLAISKLMIMRLAKNEGAR
- the pstA gene encoding phosphate ABC transporter permease PstA, producing the protein MATLEMQATAELAESRRKMQARRRMKNRIALTLSMATMAFGLFWLVWILFSTVVRGIDGMSLSLFTEMTPPPNTAGGGLANALAGSGLLILWATVFGTPLGIMAGIYLAEYGRKSVLAEVIRFINDILLSAPSIVVGLFVYTVVVAQMEHFSGWAGVIALALLQVPIVIRTTENMLKLVPDSLREAAYALGTPKWKMISAITLKASVSGIMTGILLAVARIAGETAPLLFTSLSNQFWSTDMMQPIANLPVTIFKFAMSPFAEWQQLAWAGVLIITLCVLLLNILARVIFAKKKHG
- the pstB gene encoding phosphate ABC transporter ATP-binding protein PstB, giving the protein MSMVDTAPGKIQVRDLNFYYGKFHALKNINLDIAKNQVTAFIGPSGCGKSTLLRTFNKMYSLYPEQRAEGEIILDGENILTQAQDIALLRAKVGMVFQKPTPFPMSIYDNIAFGVRLFEKLSRADMDERVQWALTKAALWNETKDKLHQSGYSLSGGQQQRLCIARGIAIRPEVLLLDEPCSALDPISTGRIEELITELKQDYTVVIVTHNMQQAARCSDHTAFMYLGELIEFSNTDDLFTKPAKKQTEDYITGRYG